From Eretmochelys imbricata isolate rEreImb1 chromosome 17, rEreImb1.hap1, whole genome shotgun sequence, a single genomic window includes:
- the TRPV1 gene encoding transient receptor potential cation channel subfamily V member 1: protein MSSILGKMRKLGSSDVEDSEVTDEHTDGENSFLGTPDSLQGSQSTKVQQLPKSNIFARRGRFGMGDSDKNMAPMDSLYQMDHLVSAPVIKFNINMERAKIHNQFAKLLSTNSIASCSEKAFKFYDRRRIFDAVAQGDTSDLNDLLIYLHETRKHLTDNEFKEPETGKTCLLKAMLNLHDGKNDTIPLLLEIAEKTGNLKELVNAEYIDNYYKGQTALHIAIERRNMYLVKLLVQNGADVHARAHGEFFRKIKGKPGFYFGELPLSLAACTNQLGIVKFLLENPYHPANIAGQDSMGNTVLHALVEIADNTKDNTKFVTKVYNNILIVGAKINPMLKLEEITNKKGLTPLTLAAKKGKIGIFAYILRREIKEPECRHLSRKFTEWAYGPVHSSLYDLSSIDTCEKNSVLEIIAYSSKTPNRHEMLLVEPLNRLLQDKWDRFVKRLFYFNFFVYAMHVIILTIAAYFRPVEKHGKPPFKFEYTTEECFRVTGEILSVLGGLYFFFRGIQYFLQRRPSLKTLLADSYSEVLFFVHSLLLLSSVVLYFCGQELYVASMVFSLALGWTNMLYYTRGFQQMGIYSVMIEKMILRDLCRFMFVYLVFLLGFSTAVVTLIEDDYEGQENNSSLCTRSGQLKRGRMSYNSLYYTCLELFKFTIGMGDLEFTENYRFKSVFVILLVLYIILTYILLLNMLIALMGETVNKIAQESKSIWKLQRAITILNIENSYLNCMISSFRSGKRVLVGTTPDDKDDYRWCFRVDEVNWSTWNTNLGIINEEPGYSVGLKRNSSFSFKSSRVSGKNWKTLVPLLRDGSRREEAQKQPEEAKLKPILEHDYEPEDSGARNSKQMQKESDLQ, encoded by the exons ATGTCATCCATCCTTGGAAAGATGAGGAAACTTGGCAGTTCTGATGTGGAGGACTCTGAAGTCACGGACGAGCACACAGATGGTGAGAATTCCTTTCTGGGAACCCCTGACAGCCTTCAGGGTAGCCAGAGCACCAAGGTACAGCAGCTGCCCAAAAGCAACATCTTTGCTAGACGAGGCCGCTTTGGGATGGGGGACAGCGATAAGAACATGGCGCCCATGGACTCCTTGTACCAGATGGACCACCTGGTTTCTGCTCCCGTCATCAAGTTTAATATCAATATGGAAAGGGCAAAAATACACAATCAGTTTGCCAA GCTCCTGTCTACCAATTCCATTGCAAGCTGCTCAGAAAAAGCTTTCAAGTTCTATGATCGCAGAAGGATCTTTGATGCTGTAGCCCAAGGTGACACAAGTGATCTGAATGACCTGCTGATCTATCTCCATGAGACCCGGAAGCATCTCACAGACAATGAGTTCAAAG AGCCGGAAACTGGGAAAACCTGCTTATTGAAAGCCATGCTGAATCTGCATGATGGGAAGAATGATACGATTCCCCTGCTTCTGGAAATTGCAGAGAAGACAGGCAATCTGAAAGAGTTAGTTAATGCAGAATATATTGACAACTACTACAAGG GTCAGACTGCTCTCCACATTGCCATCGAGAGGAGGAATATGTACTTGGTGAAGCTCTTGGTCCAAAATGGAGCAGATGTTCATGCAAGAGCCCACGGAGAGTTCTTCAGAAAAATCAAAGGGAAACCGGGCTTTTATTTTG GTGAACTGCCTCTTTCCCTGGCTGCCTGCACCAACCAGCTAGGCATTGTGAAATTCCTCCTGGAGAATCCGTATCATCCAGCCAATATAGCTGGCCAGGACTCTATGGGCAATACAGTTCTGCACGCCCTTGTGGAGATTGCAGATAACACCAAAGATAACACCAAGTTTGTAACAAAGGTGTATAACAACATTTTGATCGTTGGTGCCAAAATTAACCCGATGCTGAAGCTGGAAGAGATCACTAACAAGAAGGGACTGACTCCTTTAACCCTGGCTGCAAAGAAAGGGAAGATAGGG ATTTTCGCCTATATCCTTAGACGAGAGATCAAAGAGCCTGAGTGTAGGCATCTGTCTAGGAAGTTCACCGAATGGGCCTATGGACCCGTCCACTCATCTCTTTATGACCTGTCCTCCATAGACACATGTGAGAAAAACTCAGTGCTTGAGATCATTGCGTATAGCAGCAAAACACCA AATCGCCATGAGATGCTGCTGGTAGAGCCCCTGAACAGGCTGCTGCAGGACAAGTGGGACCGATTCGTCAAACGCCTATTTTACTTCAACTTCTTTGTTTATGCCATGCACGTTATCATCCTCACCATTGCCGCCTACTTCAGACCTGTGGAGAAACATGGAAAG CCTCCCTTCAAATTTGAATACACCACTGAGGAGTGTTTTCGTGTCACCGGAGAGATCCTGAGTGTGCTGGGAGGTCTCTATTTCTTTTTCAGAGGG atacagtaTTTCCTGCAGAGGCGGCCCTCATTGAAGACTCTGCTAGCTGACAGTTACAGTGAGGTTCTTTT CTTTGTCCACTCGTTGTTACTGTTGAGTTCAGTGGTGCTGTACTTCTGTGGCCAGGAACTTTATGTGGCATCCATGGTGTTCTCCTTGGCACTGGGCTGGACTAACATGCTGTACTACACCCGAGGCTTCCAGCAGATGGGAATTTACTCTGTCATGATTGAGAAG ATGATCCTGAGGGATTTATGTCGTTTCATGTTTGTCTACCTAGTATTTCTCTTGGGATTTTCCACAG CTGTGGTGACTCTGATTGAAGATGACTATGAGGGACAAGAAAATAACAGCTCTCTCTGCACCCGATCAGGCCAGCTGAAGCGTGGCCGCATGTCATACAACAGTCTGTATTACACCTGCCTGGAGCTGTTCAAGTTCACCATTGGCATGGGAGATCTAGAGTTCACTGAGAACTACAGGTTTAAGTCTGTCTTTGTCATCCTGTTGGTCCTCTACATCATCCTCACCTACATTCTCCTGCTCAACATGCTGATTGCGCTGATGGGGGAAACTGTGAACAAAATCGCACAAGAGAGTAAGAGCATCTGGAAACTCCAG AGAGCCATCACCATCTTGAATATTGAAAACAGCTACCTGAACTGCATGATAAGCTCATTCCGATCCGGGAAGCGAGTCTTAGTGGGAACCACGCCTGATGACAAGGACGATTACAGATGGTGTTTCAG aGTCGATGAGGTGAACTGGTCCACGTGGAACACTAATCTGGGCATAATCAACGAGGAGCCCGGATACAGCGTGGGCTTGAAGCGAAACTCAAGTTTTTCTTTTAAGTCTAGCAGAG TTTCAGGGAAAAACTGGAAGACCTTGGTTCCACTTTTGAGAGATGGGAGCAGGCGAGAGGAGGCACAGAAACAGCCAGAAGAAGCCAAGTTAAAACCCATTTTGGAACATGATTATGAGCCTGAAGACTCTGGGGCAAGGAA ttcaaagcaaatgcaGAAGGAATCTGACTTGCAGTGA